A single Plasmodium yoelii strain 17X genome assembly, chromosome: 10 DNA region contains:
- a CDS encoding PIR protein → MDKQVCKNFYAMNSSFSKTLDEKGEYQIIINKSILDNYCTSSGCTDDLAKINAGCLYLFDAFFKNSSVFKSDAKSNINIVEYIIIWLSYMLSLKKQVGDKTNLQYFYEIYINGGNMYKKPITGVKEYNSYKDLIDQKQNLITMDMSIISKLYDVFIKLCTMHIEFDETNPQCGKYLNDAKEFVKKYDELKKDPKITEGNPYYKLLSTLSKDYDNFKKKCSDVSCKDIPPLQSIEKTRNAVDFSELSKQTSEVASSSSSITNNLFIVLSIFGAIAFFFGISYKYSLFGFRKRFQKQKLREKIKNIKKKMNH, encoded by the exons ATGGATAAGcaagtg tgtaaaaATTTCTATGCTATGAATAGCTCGTTTTCCAAAACGCTTGACGAAAAAGGAGAGtatcaaattattattaataaatcaaTTTTAGATAATTATTGTACTAGTAGCGGATGTACTGATGATCTCGCaaaaattaatgctggatgtttatatttgtttgatgCATTCTTTAAGAATTCTTCTGTGTTTAAGTCTGATGCAAAAAGTAACATCAACATTGTTGAATACATTatcatatggttaagttatatgttaagcCTAAAGAAACAAGTAGGGGATAAGACCaatttacaatatttttatgaaatatatataaatggtggtaatatgtataaaaagCCTATAACTGGTGTTAAAGAGTATAATAgttataaggatcttatagatcaaaaacaaaatttgATAACTATGGATATGAGTATTATATCTAAATTGTATGatgtatttattaaattatgcACGATGCATATTGAATTTGATGAAACCAATCCCCAATGCGGGAAATATTTGAACGATGCTAaagaatttgttaaaaaatatgatgaactTAAAAAAGATCCTAAGATTACTGAAGGTAATccatattataaattattgtctACACTATCAAaggattatgataattttaaaaagaaatgtAGTGATGTTAGTTGTAAGGATATTCCACCCCTTCAATCAATTGAAAAAACAAGAAATGCTGTAGATTTTTCTGAACTTTCTAAACAAACTTCTGAAGTtgcatcatcaagttcgtcgataacaaacaatttatttatagttttatcaatatttggtgcaatagcatttttttttggaatttcttataag tattcattatttggatttcgaaaacgatttcaaaaacaaaaattaagagaaaaaataaaaaatataaagaagaaaatgaatcattaa